One window from the genome of Onychomys torridus chromosome 20, mOncTor1.1, whole genome shotgun sequence encodes:
- the LOC118570817 gene encoding lysozyme C-2-like — MKALLTLGLLLLSVPVQAKVYERCEFARTLKDKGMDGYRGITLANWVCLAQHESNYNTRATNYNRGDQSTDYGIFQINSRYWCNDGKTPRAVNACGIPCSALLQDDITQAMQCAKRVVRDPQGIRAWVAWRNHCQGRDLTQYLRNCRL; from the exons ATGAAGGCTCTCCTCACCCTGGGGCTCCTCCTGCTTTCTGTCCCTGTCCAGGCCAAGGTCTATGAACGCTGTGAGTTCGCCAGAACTCTGAAAGACAAAGGAATGGACGGCTACAGGGGAATCACCCTGGCAAACT gggTGTGTTTGGCTCAGCATGAGAGTAACTATAATACACGAGCTACAAACTACAACCGTGGGGACCAAAGCACCGACTATGGGATATTTCAGATCAATAGCCGATACTGGTGTAATGATGGCAAAACCCCGAGAGCTGTGAATGCCTGTGGGATCCCCTGCAGTG CTTTGCTCCAGGATGACATCACTCAAGCCATGCAATGTGCAAAGAGGGTTGTGAGGGATCCACAAGGCATCAGAGCATG GGTGGCCTGGAGAAACCACTGTCAAGGCCGAGATCTCACCCAGTACCTTCGCAACTGTAGATTGTAA